In one window of Micromonospora cathayae DNA:
- a CDS encoding NAD(P)H-binding protein: MRHANSTGADVARVLVTGVRGKTGLPLAESLAARQGVEVLGGSSDPSTVGINGVHPIAFSWDEPAGWAAAIDGVDAVYVVRPDRVDAPELIGALVAKAAPSTRVVLLSDRDGGHPGSDYPAGWAPSVERVVRGSGRPWTILRPGWFMQVFTDPRFYRHQIADAGELPFPSGDADLAWIDARDIAAVAERALISDGHVGRTYQLSGPESLSLPRTAELLSAAAGHPVIHRDLTVDEAVAGTEGFERDLNRLTFERVRAGSFAVVTDTVARVTGTAPTTLQDFLSANGPALRRTSR; the protein is encoded by the coding sequence ATGCGGCATGCGAACTCGACCGGGGCCGACGTGGCTCGGGTGCTGGTGACCGGGGTCCGGGGCAAGACGGGACTACCGCTGGCGGAGTCACTCGCGGCACGGCAGGGCGTCGAGGTGCTCGGCGGCAGTAGTGATCCGTCCACCGTCGGCATCAACGGCGTCCACCCCATCGCCTTCTCCTGGGACGAGCCTGCCGGGTGGGCGGCGGCGATCGATGGCGTCGACGCCGTGTACGTGGTCCGGCCGGATCGCGTGGACGCGCCGGAACTCATCGGGGCACTGGTAGCGAAGGCCGCACCCTCGACCCGGGTGGTCCTGCTGTCCGACAGGGACGGTGGCCACCCGGGCTCCGATTACCCGGCCGGTTGGGCACCGAGCGTCGAGCGCGTGGTACGCGGCAGTGGGCGTCCCTGGACGATCCTGCGGCCGGGTTGGTTCATGCAGGTCTTCACCGACCCGCGCTTCTACCGGCACCAGATCGCCGACGCAGGCGAGTTGCCGTTCCCCAGCGGCGACGCCGACCTGGCCTGGATCGACGCCCGCGACATCGCCGCAGTCGCCGAGCGGGCACTGATCTCCGACGGGCACGTCGGTCGCACGTACCAGCTCTCCGGTCCGGAGAGCCTGTCGTTGCCACGTACCGCGGAGTTGCTCTCCGCCGCGGCGGGGCACCCGGTGATCCACCGCGACCTGACCGTGGACGAGGCCGTGGCCGGGACCGAGGGCTTCGAACGAGACCTCAACAGGCTGACGTTCGAGCGCGTACGCGCCGGCAGCTTCGCGGTGGTGACCGATACCGTCGCTCGCGTCACCGGCACGGCGCCGACGACGCTGCAGGACTTCCTGTCCGCCAACGGACCGGCCCTGCGACGCACGAGCCGCTGA
- a CDS encoding response regulator transcription factor → MITIVLVDDEVLLRTALAALLPMEGDITVLAEAEDGRTAVEATLRQRPDVLVIDLEMPGMDGLDAVAEIRRALPEQVILMLTRHARPGVLRKALRLGVQGFVSKSAEPAHITSVIATLHAGKRWIDPDVSALAVTEDCPLTDREADVLRVTGEGYSVADIAVRLHLAPGTVRNYLSNAMRKTQTRTRHEAARYAREHDWL, encoded by the coding sequence ATGATCACCATCGTGCTTGTCGACGACGAGGTCCTGCTGCGTACCGCCCTGGCCGCGCTGCTGCCGATGGAGGGCGACATCACCGTCCTCGCCGAGGCCGAGGACGGCCGGACCGCCGTCGAGGCCACCCTCCGGCAGCGGCCCGACGTGCTGGTCATCGACCTGGAGATGCCGGGCATGGACGGGCTCGACGCGGTCGCCGAGATCCGTCGCGCGCTCCCGGAGCAGGTGATCCTCATGCTGACCCGGCACGCCCGCCCCGGCGTGCTCCGCAAGGCGCTGCGGCTCGGCGTCCAGGGCTTCGTCAGCAAGTCCGCCGAGCCGGCCCACATCACCTCGGTCATCGCCACCCTGCACGCGGGGAAACGCTGGATCGACCCGGATGTGTCCGCGCTCGCCGTCACCGAGGACTGCCCCCTGACCGACCGTGAGGCCGACGTGCTGCGGGTCACCGGCGAGGGCTACTCGGTGGCCGACATCGCCGTCCGGCTACACCTCGCGCCGGGCACCGTGCGCAACTACCTGTCCAACGCCATGCGCAAGACCCAGACCCGGACCCGCCACGAAGCGGCGCGCTACGCCCGCGAACACGACTGGCTGTGA
- a CDS encoding ABC transporter ATP-binding protein, with protein sequence MSTTPVIDVDRLNLTYGDFHAVKDLSFEVRPGELYALLGTNGAGKTSTLEVVEGHRRQTSGTVRVFGQRPGDRRAVRPRMGVMLQESGFSPDLTVRESVGLIGRLSGRSDDVDRVLDLVDLTDRAGRRVSQLSGGEKRRLDFATAVYGTPELIVLDEPTTGLDIASRDAVWTTVDRLRENGATIVLTTHYLEEAQQRADRIGLMHQGTLHREGTVSELTRSLPAVIHFSLPVATPTLPLPAVVDGAGKVRVETFALQKDLHVLLRWAQDHSVELQGLEAGPTRLDDVFRALSN encoded by the coding sequence ATGTCCACCACACCCGTCATCGACGTCGACCGACTGAACCTGACCTACGGTGACTTCCACGCCGTCAAGGACCTGTCCTTCGAGGTGCGCCCCGGTGAGCTCTACGCGCTGCTGGGCACCAACGGGGCCGGCAAGACCTCGACGCTGGAGGTCGTCGAGGGACACCGGAGGCAGACCTCCGGGACCGTACGCGTCTTCGGGCAGCGTCCCGGCGACCGGCGCGCGGTCCGTCCCCGGATGGGCGTCATGCTCCAGGAGAGCGGGTTCTCCCCGGACCTCACCGTCCGTGAGTCCGTCGGCCTGATCGGTCGGCTCAGCGGGCGCAGCGACGACGTCGACCGGGTGCTCGACCTGGTCGACCTCACCGACCGGGCCGGCCGGAGGGTGTCACAACTGTCCGGCGGGGAGAAGCGGCGGTTGGACTTCGCCACCGCCGTCTACGGCACCCCGGAGCTGATCGTCCTGGACGAGCCGACCACCGGTCTGGACATCGCCTCCCGCGACGCCGTCTGGACAACGGTGGACCGGCTACGCGAGAACGGCGCCACCATCGTGCTCACCACCCACTACCTGGAGGAGGCACAGCAGCGCGCCGACCGCATCGGGCTCATGCACCAGGGCACCCTGCACCGCGAGGGCACCGTCTCCGAGCTGACCCGCAGCCTGCCGGCCGTCATTCACTTCTCGCTACCGGTGGCGACGCCGACGCTGCCGCTGCCGGCCGTGGTCGACGGAGCCGGGAAGGTCCGGGTCGAGACCTTCGCCCTACAGAAGGACCTGCATGTCCTGCTCCGGTGGGCTCAGGATCACTCCGTCGAACTGCAGGGCCTGGAGGCCGGGCCGACCCGCCTCGACGACGTCTTCCGCGCCCTCAGCAACTGA
- a CDS encoding ABC transporter permease: MLPIASSELIQIFRNRLVMVTSLIIPFAVSALFVRQHETFADIGSLGYIAAIVLFTVAAFGLYATAVTTLASRRQNLFLKRLRSTAVADSTILAGLLLPPTTIAVVQVAAILTALAMVAGGPDNVALLVLAVLATLAMMIGLALATAGLTTSPEHAQVTTLPVTLGVIAVATWVGISGTENLAWLKRLLPGGAATELARNAWNGGVPVTDSLLLLAPTLAWVVVAVALATRLFRWEPRR; the protein is encoded by the coding sequence GTGTTGCCCATCGCCTCCAGCGAACTGATCCAGATCTTCCGTAACCGGCTGGTCATGGTCACCAGCCTCATCATCCCGTTCGCCGTCTCCGCCCTCTTCGTCCGCCAGCACGAGACCTTCGCCGACATCGGCAGCCTCGGCTACATCGCCGCGATCGTGCTGTTCACCGTGGCCGCTTTCGGGCTCTACGCCACCGCCGTCACCACGCTGGCCAGCCGACGCCAGAACCTCTTCCTGAAGCGGCTGCGCTCCACCGCCGTCGCCGACTCCACCATCCTGGCCGGCCTGCTGCTGCCCCCCACCACGATCGCGGTGGTGCAGGTGGCCGCGATCCTGACCGCGCTGGCCATGGTCGCCGGCGGGCCGGACAACGTCGCCCTGCTCGTGCTGGCGGTCCTCGCGACCCTGGCCATGATGATCGGCCTGGCCCTGGCCACCGCCGGACTGACCACCTCCCCCGAACACGCCCAGGTCACCACCCTGCCCGTCACCCTCGGCGTGATCGCCGTGGCCACCTGGGTGGGCATCTCCGGCACCGAGAACCTCGCCTGGCTCAAGCGGCTGCTGCCCGGCGGCGCGGCCACCGAACTGGCCCGGAACGCCTGGAACGGCGGCGTCCCCGTGACCGACTCCCTGCTCCTGCTCGCACCCACCCTGGCCTGGGTCGTCGTCGCCGTCGCCCTCGCCACCCGACTCTTCCGCTGGGAGCCCCGCCGATGA
- a CDS encoding SMI1/KNR4 family protein: MIDATLFQADVWRPFVTALRDSMPLEAAEAEFRGTLAPDTFGGSITYDGDHRLAGLDLEPGEQPTDKLRALAGLTGGQAVAVRGVTTRSGAAVVSIVPSAPQVSFGMRDLLENVHLVAGAHPEPYRREPIRYDVAVPAEADAATVTALVRQLLPDARPADPSELATAEADLGVALPDDVRALYLAAAEGTLVLQPADQERFYGLRIVPLADAAARAYLEPQARYLSWTYGATEVVAPDPYGRMQPLAASPAWFVVGDDGGGNLYVVDLAPGPRGTFGQVLFVDHETSAGARWLASSLTALLTERPATLAELGPEGGLLVRVGSRSGRTLADVQPETEVLYVSAATVPADLSALSGHRRLRTVITESAVVADLSAVTELPALEYLQLDVAGWRQLLRAGQVPSTLLAAGLRGRAGWTDTVEVVNGLLAARNQDPVQVIDVAVQL, translated from the coding sequence ATGATCGACGCTACGTTGTTCCAGGCCGATGTCTGGCGTCCGTTCGTCACCGCGCTGCGCGACAGCATGCCCCTTGAGGCGGCGGAGGCCGAGTTCCGGGGCACGCTGGCCCCGGACACGTTCGGCGGATCGATCACCTACGACGGCGACCACCGCCTCGCCGGGCTTGACCTGGAGCCGGGTGAACAGCCGACGGACAAGCTCCGCGCGCTGGCCGGGCTGACCGGCGGGCAGGCCGTCGCGGTGCGCGGCGTCACGACCCGCTCCGGGGCGGCGGTGGTGAGCATCGTCCCCAGCGCGCCGCAGGTTTCGTTCGGGATGCGTGATCTGCTGGAGAACGTGCACCTGGTCGCCGGGGCGCACCCGGAGCCGTACCGTCGCGAGCCGATCCGCTACGACGTGGCCGTCCCCGCCGAGGCCGACGCGGCCACCGTCACCGCGCTGGTCCGGCAGCTGCTGCCGGACGCGCGGCCGGCCGACCCGTCGGAGCTGGCCACGGCGGAGGCGGACCTCGGCGTCGCGTTGCCCGACGACGTCCGAGCGCTCTACCTCGCCGCCGCCGAGGGCACCCTGGTCCTGCAGCCCGCCGACCAGGAACGTTTCTACGGTCTGCGAATCGTGCCGCTGGCCGACGCCGCCGCCCGAGCCTACCTGGAACCGCAGGCCCGGTACCTGTCCTGGACGTACGGCGCGACCGAGGTGGTCGCACCCGACCCGTACGGCCGGATGCAGCCGCTGGCGGCGTCGCCGGCATGGTTCGTCGTCGGGGACGACGGTGGCGGCAACCTCTACGTCGTCGACCTCGCCCCCGGGCCGCGAGGAACGTTCGGCCAGGTGCTGTTCGTCGACCACGAAACGTCGGCCGGCGCCCGCTGGCTGGCGTCCTCGCTGACGGCGCTGCTCACCGAGCGGCCCGCCACCCTGGCGGAGCTGGGCCCGGAAGGCGGGCTGCTCGTGCGGGTCGGATCGCGCAGCGGCAGGACGCTCGCCGATGTCCAGCCGGAGACCGAGGTGCTGTACGTCAGCGCGGCGACGGTGCCCGCTGACCTGTCCGCGCTGAGCGGCCACCGTCGGCTGCGTACCGTGATCACCGAATCCGCCGTCGTCGCCGATCTTTCCGCCGTCACCGAACTGCCCGCGCTGGAATACCTGCAGCTCGACGTCGCGGGCTGGCGGCAACTGCTGCGCGCCGGGCAGGTCCCGTCGACCCTGCTGGCCGCCGGCCTGCGTGGCCGTGCCGGCTGGACAGACACGGTCGAGGTGGTGAACGGTCTGCTGGCGGCCCGGAACCAGGACCCGGTCCAGGTGATCGACGTTGCGGTGCAGCTCTGA
- a CDS encoding transposase, which produces MAVGRKSSVAAPKKYPDDLRQRAVRLYRESDSKPVIRRLAEQLGVHHEALRNWIRQAEAEAGERTDRPTSEMAEENRRLRRAGRRRRGRRSAWRLRISAMPALVVQGHAWYRVYQLGLCRTAGHLHSGADDHAGRGVGWRAEFGWSRSGPAVSRATWDTHTLSCRWDSIAIDSRHEHPC; this is translated from the coding sequence ATGGCCGTGGGGAGGAAGTCGTCCGTGGCAGCACCGAAGAAGTACCCCGATGATCTGCGTCAGCGCGCTGTGCGCTTGTACCGTGAGTCGGATTCGAAGCCGGTGATCCGGCGTCTGGCCGAGCAACTCGGTGTGCATCACGAGGCGTTGCGGAACTGGATCCGGCAGGCCGAGGCCGAGGCGGGTGAGCGCACGGATCGGCCTACCAGCGAGATGGCCGAGGAGAACCGCCGGCTTCGCCGAGCGGGGAGGCGACGGCGCGGAAGGCGCTCCGCTTGGCGGCTTCGAATCAGCGCGATGCCGGCACTGGTTGTCCAGGGGCATGCCTGGTACCGCGTCTACCAGCTTGGCCTGTGCAGGACCGCCGGACATCTGCACTCAGGCGCAGATGATCATGCCGGCCGTGGCGTCGGATGGCGCGCCGAGTTCGGCTGGTCGCGCTCGGGGCCAGCCGTGTCCCGAGCAACATGGGACACCCATACTCTTTCATGTCGGTGGGACTCCATTGCTATAGACTCTCGGCATGAGCACCCATGCTGA
- a CDS encoding MerR family transcriptional regulator has product MAWSTRELAELAGTTVNTVRHYHRIGLLEEPPRRHNGYKQYGVPDLVRLRRIRRLVELRVPLAKIGAAGSRGLVTADVLRQVDAGLASELERLTRARRDIAVLLRDHAPA; this is encoded by the coding sequence GTGGCCTGGAGTACCCGCGAACTTGCCGAGCTGGCCGGCACGACGGTGAACACCGTCCGGCACTACCACCGGATCGGGCTGCTCGAGGAGCCGCCACGGCGGCACAACGGCTACAAGCAGTACGGTGTTCCGGACCTCGTCCGCCTGCGCCGCATCCGGCGGCTCGTCGAGCTGCGTGTGCCGTTAGCCAAGATCGGCGCCGCCGGATCGCGGGGTCTGGTCACGGCCGACGTGCTGCGCCAGGTCGACGCCGGCCTCGCTTCGGAGCTAGAGCGTCTCACTCGCGCCCGCCGCGACATCGCCGTCCTCCTGCGCGACCATGCACCGGCCTAG
- a CDS encoding GIY-YIG nuclease family protein — translation MTIPERRPDEARIDEALRLLSGVPVELGVAVKRLGRGSGVYAWWAAPSVLPDLPGLPNENDPSLRLLYLGRATSLRGRILRNHLRRSGSSTLRRTLAGLLVAEGYRTTWTDRVVLVPEDEARLTAWMHTHLRLTWAEDPEPATIEAALVPRVHPPLNVHGVNPEHLQAAVVAAKNSYNASSRPGEPPRAP, via the coding sequence ATGACCATTCCCGAACGACGGCCCGACGAGGCCCGGATCGACGAGGCCCTCCGGCTGCTCTCCGGTGTCCCGGTCGAACTCGGTGTCGCCGTCAAGCGGCTCGGCCGTGGTAGCGGTGTCTACGCCTGGTGGGCTGCTCCCTCGGTCCTTCCCGACCTCCCCGGGCTGCCGAATGAGAACGACCCGTCGTTGCGCCTGCTGTACCTCGGACGGGCGACCAGCCTGCGGGGGCGGATCCTGCGCAACCATCTGAGGCGTTCGGGCAGCTCGACGCTGCGCCGTACCCTGGCCGGGCTTCTGGTGGCCGAGGGCTACCGAACGACCTGGACCGACCGCGTCGTCCTGGTCCCCGAGGACGAGGCGCGGCTGACCGCGTGGATGCACACGCACCTACGCTTGACCTGGGCGGAGGACCCGGAACCGGCGACCATCGAGGCCGCGCTCGTCCCGCGTGTGCACCCGCCCCTCAACGTGCACGGCGTCAACCCCGAGCATCTCCAGGCGGCCGTGGTCGCTGCCAAGAACTCCTACAACGCCAGCAGCCGCCCGGGCGAGCCTCCACGAGCGCCGTAA
- a CDS encoding helix-turn-helix domain-containing protein, whose product MEVCEALRSAAARGARIVSICYGAFALADAGLLDGLRATTHWDAAEKLAERHPQVTVEPNVLFVDEGAILTSAGAAAGLDLCLHIVRRDLGVSAANEIARGLVTAPYRAGGQAQYLPKASSVVHGETLAATREWAMTRLDQQLTIAGLAAHAQMSPRTFLRRFAEETGSTPLQWILRARVDAARELLENTRLSVDRIADQVGLGTGSNLRLHFRRLLDVSPSEYRATFSGRG is encoded by the coding sequence GTGGAGGTGTGCGAAGCGCTCCGGAGCGCCGCAGCCCGGGGGGCACGCATCGTGTCGATCTGCTACGGCGCATTCGCCCTCGCGGATGCCGGCCTGCTCGATGGCCTGCGGGCGACGACGCACTGGGATGCGGCGGAGAAGCTCGCGGAGCGGCATCCGCAGGTCACGGTCGAGCCGAACGTGCTCTTCGTCGACGAGGGAGCGATCCTCACCTCGGCGGGGGCCGCCGCCGGTCTGGACCTGTGCCTGCACATCGTTCGGCGCGACCTCGGCGTGAGCGCGGCGAACGAGATCGCACGAGGACTCGTCACCGCCCCCTACCGGGCCGGGGGTCAGGCCCAGTACCTGCCGAAGGCCAGCTCGGTAGTTCACGGCGAAACCCTCGCCGCGACGCGCGAATGGGCCATGACGCGGCTCGACCAGCAGCTCACGATCGCCGGACTCGCCGCACACGCGCAGATGTCGCCCCGCACGTTCCTGCGCCGCTTCGCCGAAGAAACCGGCAGCACCCCGCTGCAGTGGATCCTCCGGGCGCGGGTCGACGCCGCCCGCGAACTTCTGGAGAACACGAGGCTGTCGGTCGACCGCATCGCGGACCAGGTCGGCCTGGGAACCGGATCGAACCTCCGACTGCATTTCCGCCGGCTCTTGGACGTGTCCCCTTCGGAGTACCGTGCCACCTTTTCCGGACGGGGCTGA
- a CDS encoding RidA family protein, translating into MTVELMHPDGLLKQTDYSPVAVATGSRLVLLAGQAGVTPDFRPAAPDLAGQAHTALRNVIIGVRGAGGDVGDLARLTFYVVDWVPEKWDELLAGIARAQQDEGLPAPTPPITVIGVQALFTPEFVVEIEATAVLD; encoded by the coding sequence ATGACCGTGGAACTCATGCACCCGGACGGACTGCTCAAGCAGACCGACTACTCGCCGGTCGCCGTAGCCACCGGATCTCGACTGGTTCTGCTGGCCGGACAGGCCGGCGTCACCCCGGACTTCAGGCCCGCCGCCCCGGATCTGGCCGGTCAGGCCCACACCGCGCTGCGCAACGTCATCATCGGTGTCAGAGGCGCGGGAGGGGACGTCGGCGACCTTGCGCGACTGACCTTCTACGTCGTGGACTGGGTGCCGGAGAAGTGGGACGAGTTGCTGGCCGGCATCGCTCGGGCGCAGCAGGACGAGGGGCTGCCCGCACCGACTCCGCCCATCACCGTCATCGGCGTCCAAGCTCTCTTCACGCCCGAGTTCGTCGTGGAGATCGAAGCGACCGCCGTCCTCGACTGA
- a CDS encoding GOLPH3/VPS74 family protein has product MTTAPTERTNPPTLVEDLLLLLFQPASGTIAGENTLFYVLGGAALADLALGDHLTTTGRGRVSSVAGHPPPDGLLRPAWDYLAEKPRGVQTALAAIGPALREPALQRLIARGDIDQQPRKVLGLFPSTALREGRTERRARLLADVRQVLVEGVEPTARVAALTALVSASGTLPWFHREIPWTSPVITRAKDLERGDWGADAAAAAVTRTVTATVVSSTIVAVTVLPHPTPPR; this is encoded by the coding sequence ATGACCACCGCCCCCACGGAGCGCACGAACCCGCCGACCCTGGTGGAGGATCTCCTCCTGCTGCTGTTCCAGCCCGCGTCCGGGACCATCGCGGGAGAGAACACGCTCTTCTACGTCCTCGGCGGCGCCGCCCTCGCCGACCTCGCCCTCGGCGACCACCTGACCACGACGGGCCGGGGCCGGGTCAGCAGTGTGGCGGGTCACCCACCGCCGGACGGCCTCCTCCGGCCGGCGTGGGACTACCTCGCGGAGAAACCGAGGGGGGTGCAGACGGCCCTCGCGGCGATCGGCCCCGCCCTGCGCGAGCCGGCGCTACAGCGGCTCATCGCACGAGGCGACATCGACCAGCAGCCCCGCAAGGTGCTCGGCCTGTTCCCGTCCACCGCCCTGCGGGAGGGACGGACCGAACGCCGGGCCCGTCTCCTCGCCGACGTCCGACAGGTGCTCGTGGAGGGCGTGGAGCCGACGGCCCGGGTCGCCGCGCTCACGGCACTGGTCTCGGCGAGCGGGACGCTCCCGTGGTTCCACCGTGAGATCCCCTGGACGTCGCCGGTGATCACCCGGGCCAAGGACCTCGAACGCGGCGACTGGGGTGCCGACGCCGCGGCGGCGGCCGTGACCCGCACCGTGACCGCCACCGTGGTGAGCAGCACCATCGTGGCCGTCACCGTGCTTCCGCACCCCACCCCACCGCGCTGA
- a CDS encoding sensor histidine kinase, with translation MTAPSPRFTASTQRRLRRLNLAASLPPVVFAAVVLVYLDARAWWHVVVLAPGAVAALVAFERWTANDLARFALPCLFVAGAVWPLGVLVTGSPNGYWGICAVGSLAMREVRRHRALALTGLFSFVAVIGAMRLLVQRDDPGDVLVTYVLVPTVLTVVVAVLTVLGERFYDLIRELEQTREREAELAVVRERVRFASDLHDIQGHTLHVVKLKIALAQKLLDRDTDRAAKELRETYALVSDTIAQTKELANGQRRLNLTAEIENAKNLFEAAGIRVRVTREAEVDARFSELLGQVLRETTTNILRHAQATGVRITLTESGITVVNDGVNGDSPPKLRGLSALRQRVADDGGELTVELTDERFLTAAVFPPARVDASPTASTKDGR, from the coding sequence GTGACCGCACCATCGCCGCGCTTCACCGCTTCGACGCAGAGGAGGCTGCGCCGGCTCAACCTTGCCGCCTCACTGCCGCCGGTGGTGTTCGCCGCCGTGGTCCTGGTCTACCTCGACGCCCGTGCCTGGTGGCACGTCGTGGTCCTGGCGCCGGGGGCGGTGGCGGCCCTGGTGGCCTTCGAGCGGTGGACGGCCAACGACCTCGCCCGGTTCGCGCTGCCCTGCCTTTTCGTCGCGGGGGCGGTGTGGCCGCTCGGCGTGTTGGTGACCGGCAGTCCCAACGGGTACTGGGGGATCTGCGCCGTGGGTTCCCTCGCGATGCGGGAGGTGCGGCGACACCGGGCTCTGGCGCTGACCGGGTTGTTCTCCTTCGTCGCCGTGATCGGGGCGATGCGGCTGCTGGTGCAGCGGGACGACCCCGGTGATGTCCTGGTGACCTACGTCCTCGTGCCGACCGTCCTCACCGTCGTCGTGGCGGTCCTGACGGTGCTGGGGGAGCGGTTCTACGACCTCATCCGGGAACTGGAACAGACCCGGGAACGCGAGGCGGAGCTGGCCGTCGTGCGGGAACGCGTCCGGTTCGCCAGCGACCTGCACGACATCCAGGGCCACACCCTGCACGTGGTCAAGCTGAAGATCGCTCTGGCACAGAAACTGCTGGACCGCGACACCGATCGGGCGGCGAAGGAGTTGCGGGAGACGTACGCGCTGGTCAGTGACACCATCGCGCAGACCAAGGAACTCGCCAACGGCCAACGGCGGCTCAACCTCACCGCGGAGATCGAGAACGCGAAGAACCTGTTCGAGGCCGCCGGCATCCGCGTCCGGGTGACCCGGGAGGCCGAGGTCGACGCCCGCTTCAGCGAACTGCTCGGGCAGGTGCTGCGCGAGACGACCACCAACATCCTGCGGCACGCGCAGGCCACCGGGGTGCGGATCACCCTCACCGAGTCGGGCATCACCGTCGTCAACGACGGGGTGAACGGCGACTCTCCGCCGAAGCTCAGAGGGCTCTCTGCGCTGCGGCAACGGGTGGCGGACGATGGAGGCGAGTTGACCGTCGAACTGACCGACGAGCGTTTCCTGACAGCTGCGGTCTTCCCGCCCGCTCGGGTCGACGCGTCCCCGACAGCATCGACGAAGGACGGCCGATGA
- a CDS encoding zinc-dependent alcohol dehydrogenase family protein, producing MTDSMKAVVLTRFGGADAFELRDVSVPRVEPRQVRVRVHATAVNPLDFQIRRGDYADQVPLPAIIGHDISGVVEEVGSHVTEFRAGDAVYYTPRIFGGPGSYAEQHVADVDLVGRKPENLTHLEAASLTLVGGTVWEALVTRAQLTVGETILIHGGAGGVGTIAVQIAKVIGARVITTAKPGDHEFVCSLGADAAIDFTSTGYVDAVAELTRGKGVDVVFDTIGGDTLTRSPLTLADFGRVVSIVDIAQPQNLIEAWGRNAAYHFVFTRQNRGKLDALTTLVERSLVKPVIGATLPLARMGEAHELLENRRSYALRGKVAIDVAGETVALPPRIS from the coding sequence ATGACTGATTCGATGAAGGCCGTTGTGCTCACCCGTTTCGGAGGGGCCGATGCATTCGAGTTGCGCGACGTCTCCGTACCGCGAGTCGAACCCCGCCAGGTGCGGGTGCGCGTCCATGCGACCGCCGTCAACCCGCTCGACTTCCAGATCCGGCGCGGAGACTACGCGGATCAGGTGCCGCTCCCGGCGATCATCGGGCACGACATCTCCGGCGTGGTCGAGGAAGTCGGATCCCACGTGACCGAGTTCCGCGCCGGCGATGCGGTGTACTACACGCCCCGGATCTTCGGCGGCCCCGGCTCCTACGCCGAACAGCACGTCGCCGACGTCGACCTCGTCGGCCGCAAGCCGGAAAACCTCACGCACCTGGAGGCGGCGAGCCTGACGCTCGTCGGCGGAACGGTCTGGGAGGCCCTGGTGACGCGAGCTCAGCTCACCGTGGGAGAGACGATCCTCATCCACGGGGGCGCGGGCGGTGTCGGCACGATCGCGGTCCAGATCGCGAAGGTGATCGGCGCACGCGTGATCACCACCGCGAAGCCAGGCGACCATGAGTTCGTGTGCTCTCTCGGAGCAGATGCGGCGATCGACTTCACGTCAACGGGCTACGTCGATGCCGTGGCCGAGCTGACGCGAGGCAAGGGGGTCGATGTCGTCTTCGACACGATCGGTGGAGACACGCTCACCCGAAGTCCGCTGACGCTCGCCGACTTCGGCCGCGTTGTCAGCATCGTCGACATCGCGCAGCCGCAGAACCTCATCGAGGCGTGGGGCAGGAACGCCGCCTATCACTTCGTCTTCACGCGACAGAACCGAGGGAAGCTGGATGCGCTCACCACGCTGGTCGAGCGCAGTCTCGTGAAACCGGTCATCGGCGCGACTCTTCCGCTCGCTCGAATGGGCGAGGCTCATGAACTCCTGGAGAACAGGCGGTCGTACGCACTCCGCGGCAAGGTCGCGATCGATGTGGCGGGCGAGACTGTCGCGCTTCCCCCGCGCATCTCGTAG